Genomic window (Erythrolamprus reginae isolate rEryReg1 chromosome 3, rEryReg1.hap1, whole genome shotgun sequence):
AAACAAGCAGACAATCATTAAGGGAAGGAAACTTAGCAGAAAAGTTTGCTTTCTTTGACTTCATTTCTCCATGCATTGAACGTGAACTGGTCTACTTTTCTGGATTTGCAGAATGTACCAAACAATAAAGGAGATGAAAAGGCCTGTTTTTGCAGAATATACTCAGCCCCATAAACACAACCCACCCGCAAACGCTAAACACATTTAAAATGAATCAGACTTAATTGAACTGGTTAATCATGTTGTCCAAATGCTGGTAGGGAAATATTCTAGCCCTCCCAGCATATTCatgcatttaaaaaagaaaatgtgaaaaTGTTCTTGTTGTTTTGCTATGTCTccaaaatatatatctttttgaATTTACTAATGTTGAGATTTTTACTAATTGACAAAGCCAATATGTccccatgatagatagatagatagatagatagatagatagatagatagatagatactgtagattgaCTGATcgataaacagagagagagagagagaaagaaaggaagaaagaaagacagttttTGCATATTTTTGCTTTAGTGAAGATAAACATCAGCTGGGGTTTATATTTGATGGCTGCAATCATACCATCTATAAGTTTTGCAGGAGCAAAACCACACATATTCTTGGAAAGAAAATTGTGATATTAAATGTCATAATCCACTGGATTTGGGCAgccaatacatttaaataaataaaatgcttctGTCCTGTCCTAGGTTCACAATTGGCCCTCCTACACTAATTCTGCATTTCATCAGGACAGCTAAGTGGCAATTCCTAGTTAAatgttattctttctttctttctttctttctttctttcttcctcccttcctcccttcttcctttcttagactttttctttcctttctctctcatttcttccttagtccctttctttctttctttctttcttcctttcttctttccttccttccttcttccttttttagactttttctttcctttctctctcatttcttccttagtccctttctttctttctttctttcttccttccttccttccttccttccttcctcccttcttcctttcttagactttttctttcctttctctctcatttcttccttagtccctttctttctttctttctttctttcttccttccttcccttttttctccttccttccttagtcttttctttctttctttctttctttcctttctttcttccttctttctttcttctcctccctccctgcctcccttctgtgttattcaattctattctcccTTATCCAAATAGAGAACACAGCTGCCCAGATGTGGCCTCGCTGCTTCTTCATTTCCAAGACTGCCCTTCGGTGATTAAAAGCACCTGAGTTCAGAAACCTGCCAAGCCAAAGGATTGCTCCGCTCTGAATCTTCAACTCGTTATTCTTTTTTGTTAAATCTCTTTGGATCTTGCTTACCTGGCCCAACCTAGACAAGGAATGAAGAACAGTTCTCCCCACCAGAGTGGGGAGAAAAAGGTTTCAAACTAAGCAAGGAAACCCCGAACTATAAAACCATTTGCAAAAAGCATCGCTTGAACAAATAGGGAAACTCAACCCTTGAGAAACGTCGCTTACCAGGTAGGCGGTTTGCAGCTGCTGCCCACATGAAGGTAAAATGgcccagagggggaaaaaaataatatcaaaaattTATAAATCTTGGATAGAATATGAAAAGCgtgaggaaatagtaaaaggggcCGATGATCGCTTGGGCTGTGATATATACCTGGCAGAATACTGTAGGAGCAAATTTGGACAAGAAATATTAAGTTGACCAAATCAACAACTTATAAAgagaaccaatataaaatgttgtACCGGTGGCATTTAGCACCTACAAGGTTGGCTCAGATAGACCCCAATTGTAATCAGGCATGTTGGATGTGCAAAGAAGAGTTCTAAAGTGATTTAACAAAAAgaatggaggagaaggaggaagaggaggagaaggaagaggaagaggaggaggaggaagacgagaaggaagagaaggaagaggaagaagaggaggagaagaaaggggataagaagaaaaaggaggagaagggggaaggaagatgaggaggaggaggaggagaaagaagaggagaagaaagaggaagaaaagggtgaaggaagaagaagatgaggaggaggaggaggaagaggagggtggaggaagaagatgaggaggaggaggagaaagaagagaagaggaagaaaagggtgaaggaagaagaagatgaggaggaagaggagggtggaggaagaagaggaggaggaggaggagaaagaagaggagaagaagaaagaggaagaaaagggtgaaggaagaagaagatgaggaggaggaggaagaggcaggTGGAGGAAGaatatgaggaggaggagaaagaagagaagaaagaggaagaaaagggtgaaagaagaagaagaagatgaggaggaggaggagggtggaagaagaagatgaggaggaggaggagggtggaagaagaagatgaggaggaggagaaagaggaggaggagaaaggaggaggaggaggaggaggaaaaggcggAGGcgtagaaggaggaagaggagaaggaggaggaggagtcaaCTGAAATATAGGTATGTAATTGTTGAGTAACACTAGCCTAAATGCTGGTCTACAATTTTCAGCTTTCTAGTCTAGGTTTGTGAGAGTCGCCCAAATAGCTTCCATCCCTAAGGTGTCTTAGAACCTGTTTCTATCCATTTCTGATCCAGTTCCTTAATTACTCTGCAAAAATGTCTTTGAATATTCATTTAACCACACATAAAAATATGTGTGGTCCTGGAGAGCCACCagatgaagaaggaaagaaacaagCCAGCCCAAATGTTTGTGTTGGAAAGATAACCAACTGCCGAAACCGAAAAGACCCTGCTATTTTGCAGCCAAGGCAAAGTCCGTTGCAAGCTGATGCCAGAAAGTCTTCTCAGCTGGTGTAGAGTCAGACTGGGTGAGAATCCAGTTGGCATAACCAgaggataacagaataacagagttggaagggactttggaggtcttctaatccagcttCCCGctcgagcaggaaaccctatattatttcagacagatggttgtccaatctcttcttaaaaaacttccagtgttggagcattcacaacttctggaggcaagctgttccacttgttGGTTGCTTTCACtgctaggaaatttctcctttgttctatgttgcttctgtcctcctttcatccattgctttatgttagaaacatagaaacatagaagactgacggcagaaaaagacctcatggtccatctagtctgcccttatattattttatcttacaatggatatatgtttatcccaggcatgtttaaattcagttactgtggatttaccaaccacgtctgctggaagtttgttccaaggatctactactctttcagtaaaataatattttctcacgttgcttttgatctttcccccaactaacttcagattgtgtccccttgttcttgtggtcactttcctattaaaaacacttccctcctgaaccttatttcaccctttaacctatttaaatgttcgatcatgtccccccttttccttctgtcctccagactctacagattgagttcatgaagtctttcctgatacattttatgcttaagaccttccaccattcttgtagcccgtctttggacccgttcaattttgtcaatatctttttgtaggtgaggtctccagaactgaacacagtatttcaaatgtggtctcaccagcactctatatagcgggatcataatctccctcttcctgcttgttatacctctagctatgcagccaagcatcctacttgcttttcctaccgcccgaccacactgctcacccattttgagactgtcagaaatcactacccctaaatccctctcttctgaagtttttgctaacacagaactaccaatgcaatacagtactcagattgaggattcctttcccccaagtgcattattttacatttggaaacattaaactgcagtttccattgctttgaccatttatctagtaaagctaaatcatttaccatattacagatccctccaggcatatcaaccctattgcacactttagagtcatcggcaaataggcaaaccttccctaccaaaccttcccctatgtcactcacaaacatattaaaaagaataggacccagaacagacccttgtggcacaccgcttgtaacctgtctctgctcagaatactcgccattaacaataactctctgatgtctacgcttcagccagcttgaaatccactgaactatccagggattaagtccaatcttcactaatttatctatcagctctttatgtggaaccgtatcaaaggctttgctgaagtccagatattctaccctcaggtgctttggagaatagtttgactctctcttctttgtggcaacccctgatatattgcaagactgctatcatgtctcccctggtcctttcccccccattaaactagccatgcccagttcctgcaaccattcttcatatgttttagcctccagtcctctagtcCTCTTtgctgttcttctctgcactctttccagaatccCAACATCTTTTGttatattgtggcaaccaaaactagatgcaggattccaggtgtggccttaccaaaacattataaagtggtattaacacttcacatgatgtTGATTTCATCCCTCTGTAATTAGGATTGCATTGACTTTTTTAGCTGCAGCTACACaccactggctcatatttaaatgattgtccactaagaccagcggtccccaaactatggcccgcgggagAGATGCAGCCcattgaggccatttatctggcccacagCAGCGCATGAGATTtaaccgatcgatataataagctcccgaatctcctgacCACTCACCGCGGttggctgctgagcgaggaggagatggagagccaaggggcggggaggaaagcgggcctgcaattggcccctttctttgccaccTTTAAGGAGAgcaactgttgctgccctatggcagagcagcaacagttcctctccctaaagatgagaaagaaaggggccaattgcagccTCGCTTTCCTCCCCATcccttggctctccacctcctcctcctctgcggtGAGAGGATGGGAGATTCAAGAAAAGACGATTGGCGATTCAAAAACCatgcactgaaagtcacagctaagtgcgccatggctaagtgcaGGGGGGGCAGGCGGCCGCttgcaaacccctgacctccacagCCTCCCCCCACCGTGGCACAAAGCGAGCACACCTCGGTGTTGACACAGGCGGCAGAGACCGCCCtgcccccttcagggcctctttgatagcccttcccggcagaggcGCCTCGTCTGCCTCCCCAACGGCTCCCGCCGCCGACGTGCAGCTCTGCTCACCCGAAGCCTGGAGTTGACATTTGAGAGCAGGTTTGGGGCTCTTGGCATCAGCAGCTGCCACGCCGCCGTTGTTATTGTTGTGGCGGCTGCCCTGGGCCGCCAttaaagccggctgcctgggaaagtgtCACGcttttcagggaagcctttggagcctggggagggcaaaacctgaGGCTACTTGGctgaccagaagttgggaaactggctgtTTCTGGTCcctgagggcctctggggggggggggtaggggaagatgttttctccctccccaggcattaaattatgggtgtgggcactcgtgcatgtgtgatagcgtgcatgcgtgctcttttggcacccaaggaaaaaaaggtttgccatcactggtgtagggtttcctgcctaagcagggggttggactagaagacctccatggtcccttccaactctgttgctgttgttgttgttgttattgttattattattataatttattagacttgtatgctgcccctctccgaggactcggagtggctcacaacaaataatacaaatataaaactaatattaaaaacagttataaaaaaaccattataaaaagcagtcatacatccagacaaaccatgcataaaataagacagctaggggtatatcaattttccCAATTaataattattcattattattattattattattattattattattattattatttattggatttgtatgccacccctctccgcagactcggggctgctaacaacaatgataaaaaaacaacatgtaacaattcaacttaataaaacaactaaaaacccttattataaaaaccaaacatacacacaaacataccatacataacttgtaatggcctaggggaaggaatatcctaactccccctatgcttggcgataaaggtgagtcttgagtaatttgcaaaagacaaggagggtgggggccgttctaatctctggggggagttgattccagagggctgaggccaccacagagaaggctcttcccctggggcccgccaaatgacattgtttggtcgatgggacctggagaaggccaactctgtgggaccttatcggccgctgggattcgtgcggtataaGGCagttccgagtctgcggagaggggcggaatacaaatctaaataataaattctggcccaatgccatgtagggctctaaaagttcattaccaacactttgaattgtgaccggaaactgatcggcaaccaatgcagagtgcggagtgttggtgtaacatgggcatatttgggaaagcccatgattgctctcgcagctgcattctgcacgatctgaagtttccgaacacttttcaaaggtagccccatgtagagagcgttgcagtaatcgaacctcgaggtgatgagggcatgagtgacttttaAAGAAAGGTCAGCTTTAACCTGGGGATGGGTGGATGGGCTTTTTTcaaatgaggagaagccatccaaacacagggaaatcggctgaaaattcagaaaaaaagatgacgCCAAGCACAGACAGAATTGTGATGCCAAAattatgtcaccagcaggtcgcgaTCTGGTACAAACAGGGAGAAACCCAACCCTGCCGTCACAAGCCCCTCAGCTGACATAACCCTCCCCTGACCCCTCACAACACTTCACAAGGCCCATCACAAGATTCTCAACTGATGTGACCCATACCTGACCAGTCACCACACCCGCCACCAGACCCTCACGTGACGTGACCCAGATTTGACTCCTCAAAACCATTCACAAGGTCAATTGTAAATTCCTCAAGGGCTGTGGAACACACCAGATCCTCACCTGACATAACCTACACTTGACCTCTCAGAAGGCCCATCACAAGACCCCCTACCTGACCTCTCACAACTCCCACAGGACCCTCACCTGCTGTGACCTCCCCATCGCAAGACTGACTGACCACACCAAGCCCTTATAAGCAGAAGAACACCAACGCTGACCCTCCGCCCCCTAAACTCCCCTGAAGCTGTTGGCACCAAGCACAGACAGAATCATGATGGCAAAATTATGTCGCCATCAGGTcgcgatctggtccgaactgggagaaacccaaccCTGCCGTCATAAGTTGACATGGTAATGAAACATTCAGAAAACAACCCATAAGCTCAGAGAACAAACTTCCCTCCATCTGTTTTTATCTCCAATTTCACCTTCTTTAAAATAACTCACTTACTTGATGTTGACTGGCTTTGGCCAATTGTTCGTTGGCAGAATCGACATTCCCGGAGGCCGTCTCGATGTTTGCTTCAATGCTATCTATAAATTAAAAGAAGGGCAGGTGATTAGGCGAAATAGAAGTATAGTAGAGTCTCGGTTATCCTTCCTTCGATAATCTGACACTCTGGATTATCTGACATTGTGGCTGGTTGAGggcatggctgtaggcatttccatGCCCACAgacaagctttatttattttattttattttattttattttattttattttatttatttagtttgtttgtttgtgtgtgtgtgtgtgtatgtatgtatgtatgtatgtatgtatgtatgtatgtatttatttatttatttatttattatttatttagtccaatacacaatgagggttttagtgggtatatttctatatacacatggtaacgtacatgatgaaggttatagaggagatactcataggaaaatatatctaagaaataatagaaaagaagatatacagtggaaccccgacataagagctgctctacttaagagcaactcgagataagagctgggaggggagagatatttttgttctacttacaagcccaaattcgagatacaagcgccaaggagctgtctcctgaagccaaacgctaacttccgcgttcggcttcaggagacagctgcgaagcggcgcgcgtgttttaaaaggttgcagccggcctggggggctcggggggatgcttgcagctttctttcttgctctttttctttctctcttttaccttcccttcctctatttcttcttttctttctccttcccaccttcttccctccctccctcccttcactcattcctctcttactctcccctttcataagtttccttgcttccttcctctgttcctgtcccttccccctttctttctttctttctttctttctttctttctttcttgcttgcttgcttgcttgcttgcttgctttcttgctctttttctttctctcttttaccttcccttcctctatttcttcttttctttctccttcccaccttcttccctccctccctcccttcactcattcctctcttactctcccctttcataagtttccttgcttccttcctctgttcctgtcccttccctctttccttccttccttcccaccctccgtccattcattcacccattcctctcttgatcgcttaaagccggtccctggtgcaaaaagggttggggacctctgtcctacaggattgggtggcagagaagttgaacatatgtaaatttaaaagtttaagaaagtttacaagttaagtgaaagaaacttcattattcatttatatgtacatgtacatttcttcattaaaaacatgtctttctgcataatttagactaactttgtgagttttttgagggctggaaccaattaaaattatttacattaattcctatggggaaaagtcgttcgagataagagctgctcgacttaagagcccaggtccggaacgaattaaactcgtatctcgaggtaccactgtagtaatagaacatatcaatgaaagaatagaagaagagctataggaatagaagaaaggtataggagatataggagagcaataggacaggggacggaaggcactctagtgcacttgtactcgcaccttactgacctcttaggaatctggataggtcaactgtggataatctaaatgtaaagtgttgggggtttggggatgacactatggagtccggtaatgagttccacgcttcgacaactcagttactgaagtcatattttttacagtcaagtttggagcggttaatattaagtttaaatctgttgtgtgctcttgtgttgttgtggttgaagctgaagtagtcaccgacaggcaggatgttgcagcatatgatcttgtgggcaattcttagatcttgtttaaggcgtctcagttttaaactttctaggcccaggattgaaagtctagtctcgtagggtattctatttcgagtggaggagtgaagggctcttctggtgaagtacctcagggaccgccttctgccgcacgaatcccagcggccagttaggtcccacagagtgggtcttctccgggtcccgtcaactaaacaatgccacttggtgggacccaggggaagagccttatctgtggcggccccggccctctggaaccaactccccccagagattagaattgcccccaccctccttgcctttcataagctccttaaaacccacctctgccgccaggcatgggggaattaagacttcttctccctctAGGCCGTTGcaactgtatgcatggtatgtttgtatgtatgtttggttttatatattaaggggttttaatttgcttttagtattggattttattgtatattgttcatgattgttgttagccgccccgagttttcggagaggggcggcatataaatccaataaacttgaaacttgaaacttatctatggacattttcaagggtgttaatatctgagatgcgatatgggttccaaacagatgagctgtattcgaggatgggtctggcaaaaatccCCCAAACATGGAGGGATTGATCCTCCTTGATGATAAAGCTGGTCATTTGCACCCTTTTTGAGGATCGTTGAGGCCATTTGGAGATTTATCTGTTGGAAGAGCCAAAATGGGTTAGATTTCAATGCACAAGAGTTCTGATGATACTCACCTATTGCTTCTCCCTGCTCATACACCATGGAGGCCAAGTCTTTAATGATCTGGTTAACATCTAACATATCACtctgaaaagaaaaggaaaaaaaaacatgagTAGAAAACAACATAGATTAACATTTTAAATAGAAAGCTAGTTGGACAAATATATACTCTATCTTAtttcaattctttaaaaaaaaattctagtaACATGcctcagaaaacaaaacaaaaaaaaaattgttgaaacCGAAATTATTTTATTAGACATAATAAGAGAAAATCCATGTAAGGAAATTCAATATATTATACTGCATATGACAAACATGGCTAGAATAGCTTTTGTGCAAAACTGGAATGAAAATACTTTATATCAATTTTATGATAGAGCTATTGATAAATGTAATAGAGAATAGATTATTTTTCCTCCTCTTAAAGTATAAGATGATTCtgattttgtttgttgttgttacttttgttgtttttgcatttttgtattgtattgtctttttgcttttgatatatgtattttttaaaaagagaaatttaataaaaactattatttttaaaaaagaaatccattccattccatttcctaccctactccattctattctattccatcacattccattccatattctactcctactctactctactctactctatcattccattccaatccattccaatccattccattccaatccattccattccctaccctaccctaccccattATATTCCATCACATTACATTCCATATTCTACTCCTATTctactcctactctactctattattccattccattccctaccctaccctactctactccattctattctattccatcacattccattccatattctactcCCATTCCAcacttattctactctactctattattccattccattccatattctattctattctgttccatttcacattccattccattttttctgtcctgtcctatcctactTTACTCTGAGTCAAAATGACTTGATGGCCcttaatcaatcaaccaaccaatactattttccttattttccccttttttcttttgcacCTAGAACTGGTCGACCCCAAGGATTATGTTGGCTGGACGGGTGTAGAGTCTCCGGACACAGCTTGGCACCTTCTTCAGAGCAATAGCGGAATAAAATTCTTCGCTCGGATTTCATTGGAGGCGCGAATCCCAGGGACAGTCATCCGTGGCTTAGCCGGAGACAGCTCTCCAAAAGGAGCAGGTGAAAGACCGAGCTGAAACTAAATTAGATCTGACTTCATTTAAAtgtaaatttaattaaaactaaatatacTTAACGTGATTACTCCGCAGTCATGCATTTAATTATTTTCCTCTTCTGTCACAGGAAAATGTTACCATTGGGCAAGAACTTTTGGAGGTCTTTTAAGAAGTAGACCCAAGACTTTCAAAAGCTACCTGTCGATGATCTATCTCTGCCCTGAGACGCAGTGCATCCTGGGAGATCGGTTACATCAGGATTGTCAAATCCAAGGTCTGGGGGCTGGAtcgtacgtagcttctgctctggcaatctcacactactgactagagcctacaaaacctatgccagacccattctcg
Coding sequences:
- the TSNARE1 gene encoding t-SNARE domain-containing protein 1, which codes for MLDVNQIIKDLASMVYEQGEAIDSIEANIETASGNVDSANEQLAKASQHQRRARRVKCCVISAGLVVLLIFIIVLSVSIKK